A genomic stretch from Lathyrus oleraceus cultivar Zhongwan6 chromosome 2, CAAS_Psat_ZW6_1.0, whole genome shotgun sequence includes:
- the LOC127118585 gene encoding protein RBL: MSSSDLMALNEGFPEVIDEFLEHEPTMKCVAFNRRGTLLAAGCHDGSCVIWDFETRGIAKELRDDECSSPITSICWSRSGNRILASAADKSLILWDVMSSTRTIRIFLQQTPLQVRFCPSSSSLCLVCPVSSTPMIVDLNSGNTTLLKTSVLEKSKSSGGSPFMPAAACFNRYGNLVYVGSTKGEILVIDGKDGEVRAAVHVSDSVVKSVVFSRNGQYLLTNSYDRVIRIYENLLPLKDEIRALIELNENQNDLNDIEKLKVAGSKCLTLIGEFKDSVKKVHWKAPCFSADGEWVVGGSANKAEHKIYIWNREGHRARILEGPKETLLDLAWHPVRPVVVSVSVTGAVYIWTKHYTEYWSALSPDFTEIDENVDLVEQEDEFDLNPRTKVVSHVDEDEEVDILTVEKDTTFSDSDMSQEELCYLPVTPIPDPPEPQVPESQDKLLEGSSNPVDNNNSGSLLPETAEQAPLSETADPNVDFMNNALTLYTDDAEGTRGKRMRKPSQKMLELQEQKAKKASKSKKKPSAEENNDDAEGDAEGTQIKRGRKPSKKDKGKEPQV; this comes from the exons GTTTCCCTGAAGTTATAGATGAGTTTTTGGAACATGAACCAACAATGAAATGTGTCGCTTTCAATCGCCGCGGTACTCTGCTTGCTG CTGGGTGCCACGATGGAAGCTGTGTTATCTGGGATTTTGAAACCAGGGGCATTGCTAAAGAGCTTAGAGATGATGAATGCTCTTCTCCCATAACTAGTATTTGTTGGTCCAGAAGTGGTAATCGAATTCTTGCATCTGCGGCCGACAAGTCGCTAATATTGTGGGATGTTATGAGTAGTACAAGGACAATTAGAATATTTTTGCAACAAACTCCTCTACAAGTTCGGTTTTGTCCAAGTTCTTCGTCTCTCTGCTTGGTATGTCCGGTTTCAAGTACTCCAATGATTGTTGACTTAAACTCGGGAAATACAACTCTTCTGAAAACTTCTGTATTAGAGAAGTCTAAGTCGTCTGGTGGATCCCCCTTCATGCCCGCCGCTGCATGTTTTAACAGATATGGCAACCTGGTTTATGTGGGGAGCACAAAAGGGGAAATTCTTGTGATTGATGGTAAAGACGGTGAGGTGCGTGCCGCGGTTCATGTATCTGATTCTGTAGTGAAGAGTGTTGTATTCAGCAGGAATGGACAATATCTTTTAACAAACTCGTATGATCGAGTAATTAGGATCTATGAAAACCTCCTCCCTTTGAAAGATGAAATCAGAGCACTTATCGAACTGAATGAGAACCAAAATGATCTAAATGACATTGAGAAGTTGAAGGTTGCAGGATCAAAATGTTTAACCTTGATTGGAGAATTTAAAGATTCAGTCAAGAAGGTGCACTGGAAAGCACCATGTTTCAGTGCTGACGGTGAGTGGGTTGTTGGTGGTTCTGCTAACAAAGCAGAACACAAGATTTACATATGGAATAGAGAAGGACATCGTGCGAGAATTCTGGAAGGGCCTAAGGAAACTCTTCTCGATTTGGCATGGCATCCCGTACGTCCTGTCGTTGTATCTGTTTCTGTGACCGGTGCAGTTTATATCTGGACTAAACATTACACCGAGTATTGGAGTGCTTTATCTCCTGATTTCACAGAGATTGATGAAAATGTGGATCTTGTGGAGCAAgaagatgaatttgatttgaatccCAGGACAAAG GTTGTATCTCatgttgatgaagatgaggaaGTTGACATCTTGACAGTGGAGAAAGATACCACTTTCAGTGACTCTGATATGTCTCAAGAAGAGTTATGTTACCTGCCAGTAACTCCCATTCCTGATCCTCCTGAACCACAAGTTCCTGAATCACAAGACAAACTTTTAGAAGGCTCTTCAAATCCGGTGGACAACAATAACTCTGGATCTCTTCTTCCAGAAACTGCTGAACAAGCCCCCCTTTCAGAAACAGCTGATCCAAATGTAGATTTCATGAATAACGCCTTAACATTATATACAGATGATGCTGAGGGAACAAGAGGTAAAAGAATGCGAAAACCGTCTCAAAAGATGCTGGAGTTGCAGGAACAAAAAGCCAAGAAAGCatcaaaatccaaaaaaaaacCTTCAGCGGAGGAAAATAATG ATGATGCTGAAGGTGATGCTGAGGGAACACAAATTAAAAGAGGGCGAAAACCTTCCAAGAAGGATAAAG GTAAAGAACCACAAGTTTAG